The Oncorhynchus mykiss isolate Arlee chromosome 20, USDA_OmykA_1.1, whole genome shotgun sequence genome includes a region encoding these proteins:
- the LOC110499187 gene encoding glucose-induced degradation protein 4 homolog: MPVLAGYISNTPMAFKSSASLIPPPLINTHQPGVIASLLYSGSKFRGHQKSKGNSYDVEVVLQHVTMEDSYLCGYLKIKGLTEEYPTLTTFFAGEIISRKRPFLTRKWDADEDVDRKHWGKFQAFYQYAKTFNSDEFDYEELKKSDYIFMRWKEQFLVPDHTIKDISGASFAGFYYICFQKSTATIEGYYYHRSSEWYQSLNLTHVLEHSAAIYEFR; this comes from the exons ATGCCTGTCCTCGCTGGATACATCAGTAACACCCCCATGGCCTTCAAGTCCTCGGCCTCGCTTATCCCACCTCCCTTGATCAACACCCACCAGCCCGGTGTTATCGCCTCGCTTCTCTACAGCGGTTCCAAGTTCCGAGGACATCAGAAGAGCAAAGGCAACTCCTACGATGTCGAGGTTGTTTTGCAG CATGTGACCATGGAAGACTCATACTTGTGTGGGTACTTGAAGATCAAAGGGTTGACAGAG GAATACCCCACTCTGACTACGTTCTTTGCAGGGGAGATCATCAGTAGGAAGCGTCCGTTtctaaccaggaagtgggatgcagatgaggatgtggatCGCAAGCACTGG GGAAAATTCCAGGCCTTCTACCAGTATGCAAAGACGTTCAACTCGGATGAGTTTGACTATGAAGAGCTGAAGAAGTCTGACTACATCTTCATGAGGTGGAAG GAGCAGTTCCTGGTCCCTGATCACACCATTAAAGATATCAGCGGTGCTTCCTTCGCTGGTTTCTACTACATCTGCTTCCAAAAGTCCACAGCCACCATAGAGGGATACTACTATCATAGGAGCTCAGAATG GTACCAGTCTCTGAACCTCACCCATGTTCTGGAACACAGTGCAGCCATCTATGAGTTCCGGTGA
- the LOC110499186 gene encoding ATP synthase mitochondrial F1 complex assembly factor 2 isoform X3, which produces MYLGNLSNLPNTKGHTWDAVRERKKFYEDVSISHGEGGMFEINLDRRKLKTPGGKLFTAPNEALAIAVANEWDTQKDMLKFYSMHMTTLCNTALDNPTFRSKDQMITAALKYLETDTICYRVEEPPSLVELQNNEWDPVLNWIEDRYNVVIGSSTSILGPEIPQATMDTFRQHLGSYNFWSLTGLEYVITQLKSVVLAFALIDKHITVEQAVLLSRLEEEFQIGHWGNVEWAHDVDLYELRSRTAAGALFVHFSSESSTVKRKLMQD; this is translated from the exons ATGTATCTGGGAAATCTGTCGAATCTGCCAAACACGAAAGGTCACACATGGGATGCAGTGAGAG aaagaaagaaattctaTGAGGATGTTAGCATATCCCATGGAGAGG GTGGCATGTTTGAGATCAACCTGGACCGGCGGAAACTGAAAACACCAGGAGGAAAGCTGTTCACAGCCCCCAACGAAGCCTTAGCCATTGCCGTGGCGAATGAATGGGATACTCAGAAAGACATGCTGAAGTTCTACAGCATGCATATG accaCTCTCTGCAACACAGCCCTAGATAACCCTACGTTCCGCAGCAAGGACCAAATGATCACTGCTGCCCTCAAGTATCTGGAGACTGACACTATCTG TTACAGAGTTGAGGAGCCTCCATCACTAGTTGAGCTTCAGAATAATGAATGGGACCCTGTGTTGAACTGGATTGAAGACCG GTACAACGTAGTCATTGGCTCCTCCACCAGTATACTGGGGCCAGAGATCCCACAGGCGACGATGGATACTTTCCGCCAGCACCTGGGTTCCTATAACTTCTGGTCCCTGACAG GTCTGGAGTATGTGATCACCCAGCTGAAGTCAGTGGTGCTTGCCTTTGCTTTAATAGACAAACACATAACAGTGGAGCAGGCCGTGCTGCTGTCACGACTAGAGGAGGAGTTCCAG ATCGGGCATTGGGGAAATGTAGAGTGGGCTCATGATGTTGACCTGTATGAGCTGAGGTCACGTACAGCAGCAGGGGCTCTGTTTGTACATTTCTCTTCTGAAAGTTCAACGGTCAAACGCAAACTCATGCAAGACTAA
- the LOC110499186 gene encoding ATP synthase mitochondrial F1 complex assembly factor 2 isoform X2, producing MLRNLVRFHNCLGHAFSPPTVCPRGQMFKLLSVNSKSYSIITERKKFYEDVSISHGEGGMFEINLDRRKLKTPGGKLFTAPNEALAIAVANEWDTQKDMLKFYSMHMTTLCNTALDNPTFRSKDQMITAALKYLETDTICYRVEEPPSLVELQNNEWDPVLNWIEDRYNVVIGSSTSILGPEIPQATMDTFRQHLGSYNFWSLTDKHITVEQAVLLSRLEEEFQIGHWGNVEWAHDVDLYELRSRTAAGALFVHFSSESSTVKRKLMQD from the exons ATGTTGAGGAATCTTGTGAGATTTCACAATTGTCTGGGGCATGCTTTCTCTCCCCCCACTGTCTGCCCAAGAGGTCAAATGTTTAAGCTGCTCTCTGTGAACTCAAAATCCTACTCCATTATCACAG aaagaaagaaattctaTGAGGATGTTAGCATATCCCATGGAGAGG GTGGCATGTTTGAGATCAACCTGGACCGGCGGAAACTGAAAACACCAGGAGGAAAGCTGTTCACAGCCCCCAACGAAGCCTTAGCCATTGCCGTGGCGAATGAATGGGATACTCAGAAAGACATGCTGAAGTTCTACAGCATGCATATG accaCTCTCTGCAACACAGCCCTAGATAACCCTACGTTCCGCAGCAAGGACCAAATGATCACTGCTGCCCTCAAGTATCTGGAGACTGACACTATCTG TTACAGAGTTGAGGAGCCTCCATCACTAGTTGAGCTTCAGAATAATGAATGGGACCCTGTGTTGAACTGGATTGAAGACCG GTACAACGTAGTCATTGGCTCCTCCACCAGTATACTGGGGCCAGAGATCCCACAGGCGACGATGGATACTTTCCGCCAGCACCTGGGTTCCTATAACTTCTGGTCCCTGACAG ACAAACACATAACAGTGGAGCAGGCCGTGCTGCTGTCACGACTAGAGGAGGAGTTCCAG ATCGGGCATTGGGGAAATGTAGAGTGGGCTCATGATGTTGACCTGTATGAGCTGAGGTCACGTACAGCAGCAGGGGCTCTGTTTGTACATTTCTCTTCTGAAAGTTCAACGGTCAAACGCAAACTCATGCAAGACTAA
- the LOC110499186 gene encoding ATP synthase mitochondrial F1 complex assembly factor 2 isoform X1 has product MLRNLVRFHNCLGHAFSPPTVCPRGQMFKLLSVNSKSYSIITERKKFYEDVSISHGEGGMFEINLDRRKLKTPGGKLFTAPNEALAIAVANEWDTQKDMLKFYSMHMTTLCNTALDNPTFRSKDQMITAALKYLETDTICYRVEEPPSLVELQNNEWDPVLNWIEDRYNVVIGSSTSILGPEIPQATMDTFRQHLGSYNFWSLTGLEYVITQLKSVVLAFALIDKHITVEQAVLLSRLEEEFQIGHWGNVEWAHDVDLYELRSRTAAGALFVHFSSESSTVKRKLMQD; this is encoded by the exons ATGTTGAGGAATCTTGTGAGATTTCACAATTGTCTGGGGCATGCTTTCTCTCCCCCCACTGTCTGCCCAAGAGGTCAAATGTTTAAGCTGCTCTCTGTGAACTCAAAATCCTACTCCATTATCACAG aaagaaagaaattctaTGAGGATGTTAGCATATCCCATGGAGAGG GTGGCATGTTTGAGATCAACCTGGACCGGCGGAAACTGAAAACACCAGGAGGAAAGCTGTTCACAGCCCCCAACGAAGCCTTAGCCATTGCCGTGGCGAATGAATGGGATACTCAGAAAGACATGCTGAAGTTCTACAGCATGCATATG accaCTCTCTGCAACACAGCCCTAGATAACCCTACGTTCCGCAGCAAGGACCAAATGATCACTGCTGCCCTCAAGTATCTGGAGACTGACACTATCTG TTACAGAGTTGAGGAGCCTCCATCACTAGTTGAGCTTCAGAATAATGAATGGGACCCTGTGTTGAACTGGATTGAAGACCG GTACAACGTAGTCATTGGCTCCTCCACCAGTATACTGGGGCCAGAGATCCCACAGGCGACGATGGATACTTTCCGCCAGCACCTGGGTTCCTATAACTTCTGGTCCCTGACAG GTCTGGAGTATGTGATCACCCAGCTGAAGTCAGTGGTGCTTGCCTTTGCTTTAATAGACAAACACATAACAGTGGAGCAGGCCGTGCTGCTGTCACGACTAGAGGAGGAGTTCCAG ATCGGGCATTGGGGAAATGTAGAGTGGGCTCATGATGTTGACCTGTATGAGCTGAGGTCACGTACAGCAGCAGGGGCTCTGTTTGTACATTTCTCTTCTGAAAGTTCAACGGTCAAACGCAAACTCATGCAAGACTAA
- the LOC110499185 gene encoding TOM1-like protein 2 isoform X3 — protein sequence MEFLLGNPYSTPVGHCIERATDGSLQNEDWALNMEICDIINETEDGPKDAIRAMKKRLNGNKNYREVMLALTVLETCVKNCGHRFHALVTSRDFIDGVLVKIISPKNNPPTIVQDKVLALIQAWADAFRSSPDLTGVVHIYEELKRKGIEFPMSDLETLSPIHTPQRLSAGSEVNQATLKATAPPPAQPILHQQPPPHAVSAPPFAASVPPTYSAPQVPNLGASGSINPSPDQICRLRSELDIVRGNTKVMSEMLTEMVPGQEDPSDHELLQELNRTCRAMQQRIVELISCVSNEEVTEELLHVNDDLNNIFLRYDRYERFRSGRASQGINNGVLSEATEDNLIDLGPGSPAVVSNMVTTTPPSSLPPFYTTPAARPSSPASLASRLAGLDVGDSVSSTLSSLPSCKPQDDFDMFAQTRTGALPLTTETLVTAPLEDLNAVCGIGLPLLEVRRQPAGGIIFQNRGEQPLANAGEKAH from the exons ATGGAGTTCCTTTTGGGAAATCCATACAGTACTCCGGTGGGACATTGTATTG AGAGAGCCACTGATGGCTCCCTTCAGAATGAGGACTGGGCCCTCAATATGGAAATATGTGACATAATCAATGAAACCGAGGATGG GCCCAAGGATGCCATCAGGGCAATGAAGAAGAGGCTGAACGGGAACAAGAACTACAGGGAGGTGATGCTGGCACTCACCGTCCTGGAGACATGTGTGAAGAACTGCGGGCATCGTTTTCATGCCCTCGTCACCAGCAGAGACTTCATAGATGGCGTGCTTGTAAAAATCATCTCGCCTAAAAACAACCCTCCCACTATCGTACAAGACAAAGTGCTCGCCTTGATCCAG GCGTGGGCTGACGCGTTCAGGAGTAGTCCAGACCTGACGGGTGTGGTCCATATCTATGAGGAGCTGAAGAGGAAAGGCATTGAGTTCCCCATGTCTGACCTGGAGACCCTGTCTCCAATCCACACTCCTCAACGA CTGTCGGCTGGCTCTGAGGTGAACCAAGCCACACTGAAGGCCACCGCCCCTCCTCCAGCCCAGCCTATCCTCCACCAGCAGCCTCCTCCCCATGCTGTCTCCGCCCCACCCTTTGCAGCATCTGTCCCTCCTACCTATTCCGCCCCTCAGGTCCCCAACCTCGGTGCCTCTGGGTCTATCAACCCCTCACCTGACCAG ATTTGCCGGCTGCGCAGTGAGCTGGACATTGTGCGTGGCAACACCAAGGTGATGTCAGAGATGCTGACAGAGATGGTTCCTGGACAGGAGGACCCCTCGGACCACGAGCTCCTGCAG GAGCTGAACCGGACATGCCGGGCCATGCAGCAGAGGATAGTGGAGCTCATCTCCTGCGTGTCTAACGAGGAGGTCACAGAGGAACTACTGCACGTCAACGACGACCTCAACAACATCTTCCTACGCTACGACAG GTACGAGAGGTTCCGGTCAGGCAGAGCATCTCAGGGTATCAACAATGGG GTCCTCAGTGAGGCTACAGAGGACAACCTgatagacctgggccctggctcTCCTGCTGTCGTCAGCAACATGGTCACCACCACTCCCCCGTCCAGCCTGCCCCCTTTCTACACCACCCCCGCTGCACGGCCTTCCTCACCTGCCTCCCTGGCCTCTCGGCTAGCCGGCCTTG ATGTGGGTGACAGTGTGAGCAGCACTTTGAGCTCTCTGCCCAGCTGTAAGCCTCAGGACGACTTTGACATGTTCGCCCAGACCAGGACCGGAGCTCTGCCTCTGACCACCGAAACACTCGTGAC AGCTCCTCTAGAGGACCTTAATGCTGTATGTGGGATTGGGCTGCCTCTTCTGGAAGTCAGGCGGCAGCCCGCAGGAGGG ATTATCTTTCAGAACCGTGGAGAGCAACCGCTAGCCAACGCTGGAGAGAAAGCTCACTGA
- the LOC110499185 gene encoding TOM1-like protein 2 isoform X4 — MEFLLGNPYSTPVGHCIERATDGSLQNEDWALNMEICDIINETEDGPKDAIRAMKKRLNGNKNYREVMLALTVLETCVKNCGHRFHALVTSRDFIDGVLVKIISPKNNPPTIVQDKVLALIQAWADAFRSSPDLTGVVHIYEELKRKGIEFPMSDLETLSPIHTPQRLSAGSEVNQATLKATAPPPAQPILHQQPPPHAVSAPPFAASVPPTYSAPQVPNLGASGSINPSPDQICRLRSELDIVRGNTKVMSEMLTEMVPGQEDPSDHELLQELNRTCRAMQQRIVELISCVSNEEVTEELLHVNDDLNNIFLRYDRYERFRSGRASQGINNGVLSEATEDNLIDLGPGSPAVVSNMVTTTPPSSLPPFYTTPAARPSSPASLASRLAGLDVGDSVSSTLSSLPSCKPQDDFDMFAQTRTGALPLTTETLVTAPLEDLNAVCGIGLPLLEVRRQPAGGNRGEQPLANAGEKAH; from the exons ATGGAGTTCCTTTTGGGAAATCCATACAGTACTCCGGTGGGACATTGTATTG AGAGAGCCACTGATGGCTCCCTTCAGAATGAGGACTGGGCCCTCAATATGGAAATATGTGACATAATCAATGAAACCGAGGATGG GCCCAAGGATGCCATCAGGGCAATGAAGAAGAGGCTGAACGGGAACAAGAACTACAGGGAGGTGATGCTGGCACTCACCGTCCTGGAGACATGTGTGAAGAACTGCGGGCATCGTTTTCATGCCCTCGTCACCAGCAGAGACTTCATAGATGGCGTGCTTGTAAAAATCATCTCGCCTAAAAACAACCCTCCCACTATCGTACAAGACAAAGTGCTCGCCTTGATCCAG GCGTGGGCTGACGCGTTCAGGAGTAGTCCAGACCTGACGGGTGTGGTCCATATCTATGAGGAGCTGAAGAGGAAAGGCATTGAGTTCCCCATGTCTGACCTGGAGACCCTGTCTCCAATCCACACTCCTCAACGA CTGTCGGCTGGCTCTGAGGTGAACCAAGCCACACTGAAGGCCACCGCCCCTCCTCCAGCCCAGCCTATCCTCCACCAGCAGCCTCCTCCCCATGCTGTCTCCGCCCCACCCTTTGCAGCATCTGTCCCTCCTACCTATTCCGCCCCTCAGGTCCCCAACCTCGGTGCCTCTGGGTCTATCAACCCCTCACCTGACCAG ATTTGCCGGCTGCGCAGTGAGCTGGACATTGTGCGTGGCAACACCAAGGTGATGTCAGAGATGCTGACAGAGATGGTTCCTGGACAGGAGGACCCCTCGGACCACGAGCTCCTGCAG GAGCTGAACCGGACATGCCGGGCCATGCAGCAGAGGATAGTGGAGCTCATCTCCTGCGTGTCTAACGAGGAGGTCACAGAGGAACTACTGCACGTCAACGACGACCTCAACAACATCTTCCTACGCTACGACAG GTACGAGAGGTTCCGGTCAGGCAGAGCATCTCAGGGTATCAACAATGGG GTCCTCAGTGAGGCTACAGAGGACAACCTgatagacctgggccctggctcTCCTGCTGTCGTCAGCAACATGGTCACCACCACTCCCCCGTCCAGCCTGCCCCCTTTCTACACCACCCCCGCTGCACGGCCTTCCTCACCTGCCTCCCTGGCCTCTCGGCTAGCCGGCCTTG ATGTGGGTGACAGTGTGAGCAGCACTTTGAGCTCTCTGCCCAGCTGTAAGCCTCAGGACGACTTTGACATGTTCGCCCAGACCAGGACCGGAGCTCTGCCTCTGACCACCGAAACACTCGTGAC AGCTCCTCTAGAGGACCTTAATGCTGTATGTGGGATTGGGCTGCCTCTTCTGGAAGTCAGGCGGCAGCCCGCAGGAGGG AACCGTGGAGAGCAACCGCTAGCCAACGCTGGAGAGAAAGCTCACTGA
- the LOC110499183 gene encoding zinc finger BED domain-containing protein 1 translates to MSKRSVVWQHFIVVMDDAKKVECKLCKQRFAYHSSTTNMTYHLKTAHPQYSTSASTASSGLTQTTLDQNSPISEQRKREITDGIVDFIALDMRPVNLIEGVGFKDMMKILEPGYTVPKRETVMHALTAKYETTKEKVLESIKNSQAVSFTTDMWTSLRMESYMTVTAHFITEAWGLQCLVLETKQMEENHTAATIAQRLGEVADKYEIPGCKRVAVVHDNAANMILCADILGREEKWAGVKGIRCAGHTLQLCINATLNQDPICRTVVAARLLVAHFKKRTKARKGLKEKQKEQRVVEHVLIQDVSMRWNSSQTMLARLIEQRLPVTAVLSDPNYTGENERNLDLTPAQWNMAEDISNVLKPIVTLTELQSEEENASLSATIPMLANLKRRHLAPVVDDSPTTKSLKTRLVEESDNRWQLKDRLFESSIYVQAAVVDPRFKLLSFLDDAKRDVAYINVSQLADRLSAEGDRVSSTPTDEEVPAPKRKKTDKEREIDMLMCGDEGEKEFPGDSKKEVKYYLQDRTKVDAGPLAWWGKNEDRYPRLARAAKYLLSIPATSTPSERIFSKAGFIFNKTRSCLLPENVDKLVFLSHNLKRLGK, encoded by the exons ATGTCGAAAAGGTCTGTAGTATGGCAGCATTTCATTGTAGTAATGGATGACGCCAAAAAAGTGGAATGCAAACTCTGCAAACAGCGGTTTGCTTACCATAGTTCGACAACGAATATGACATATCACTTGAAAACA GCGCATCCCCAGTACAGCACGAGCGCCTCCACTGCTAGCTCAGGTTTAACCCAAACCACCTTGGACCAGAATTCCCCAATCTCagaacaaagaaagagagagataacggATGGTATCGTGGACTTCATTGCCTTGGACATGAGGCCCGTTAACCTGATAGAGGGCGTGGGATTTAAGGATATGATGAAAATCTTGGAGCCTGGTTACactgttcccaagagagagactGTTATGCATGCTCTGACAGCGAAATATGAGACCACAAAAGAGAAGGTTTTGGAGTCTATCAAAAACAGCCAGGCAGTAAGTTTTACAACCGACATGTGGACCTCACTGAGGATGGAGTCATACATGACCGTAACTGCCCATTTCATTACGGAGGCCTGGGGACTGCAGTGTCTTGTGCTGGAGACAAAGCAAATGGAGGAGAATCACACCGCCGCCACCATTGCGCAGAGACTTGGAGAAGTGGCCGACAAATACGAAATCCCAGGATGTAAAAGGGTCGCTGTGGTACACGACAACGCCGCAAATATGATTTTGTGTGCAGATATACTGGGGCGGGAGGAGAAATGGGCAGGCGTTAAAGGAATCAGATGTGCTGGACACACCTTACAGCTGTGCATCAACGCCACTCTCAATCAAGACCCCATCTGTCGCACTGTGGTTGCAGCCAGACTCCTTGTGGCTCATTTTAAGAAGCGAACAAAAGCCAGAAAGGGACTAAAGGAGAAACAAAAAGAACAAAGGGTGGTTGAACATGTCCTGATCCAAGACGTTTCCATGCGGTGGAATTCTTCTCAGACCATGTTAGCGCGTCTGATAGAACAGAGATTGCCTGTAACAGCAGTGCTCTCCGACCCCAACTACACTGGGGAAAATGAACGCAACCTTGATCTCACCCCAGCGCAATGGAACATGGCAGAGGACATTTCAAATGTGCTGAAGCCCATTGTCACCCTGACTGAGCTGCAGTCCGAGGAGGAAAATGCATCCTTATCTGCAACCATACCCATGCTGGCCAACCTCAAACGCCGCCACTTGGCACCAGTGGTGGACGACAGCCCCACCACTAAGAGTCTTAAAACAAGGCTGGTGGAGGAATCTGACAACAGATGGCAGCTCAAAGACCGACTATTTGAGAGTAGTATATACGTCCAAGCAGCAGTCGTAGACCCCCGCTTCAAGCTGCTTTCGTTCCTTGACGATGCAAAACGGGACGTAGCCTACATCAACGTGTCCCAGCTGGCCGACCGGTTGAGCGCTGAGGGAGACAGAGTCAGCTCTACACCCACGGATGAAGAGGTACCCGCaccaaaaagaaaaaaaacagataagGAGCGGGAGATTGATATGCTAATGtgtggagatgagggagagaaagagtttCCGGGGGATAGCAAAAAAGAAGTGAAGTATTATCTCCAAGATAGAACGAAAGTCGACGCTGGACCACTAGCTTGGTGGGGGAAAAATGAGGACAGGTATCCGAGGCTGGCCAGAGCAGCGAAATACCTCCTCTCGATTCCGGCGACCTCTACTCCATCAGAGCGGATATTTTCCAAGGCAGGGTTTATATTCAATAAAACGAGGAGCTGCCTTCTGCCCGAAAATGTTGACAAGCTGGTGTTCCTGTCGCATAACTTGAAAAGATTGGGGAAGTAG